The sequence CCGATTCCTCCCACTCAAGCATGAAAATCACAAGGACATCATCTATGACCGTATCGACCTGATCCACCCGGACCGGCGACCGGAAATGATGAATGACCTCAAAGCAAGAACAGGTTTGAACATCCACCGCGTCGAATTCATCAAAATCGACTTCATGCGCGATGTGGCTCGGATTCACGCATTCTATTTTTCGGATAGGAACGAATCCCCCAACATGGAAATCAGCAGCGGCGACAGCGATGATTGAGCTTGACAAAATGGGAGCGAAAGGTAAAATGCCCGCAGGGAACAACACCCCTGCGGATCGATTTGCGATGATGCAACGAGCCTCAGCTAGCTTCAGTAGCTCCTTTTGCATCCTGATTTTGTTAATCTTTTTGCTGCCTTTTGCTTCGAATGCACAAACGAGCGACCTGCAAGGGCGTGCGGGCGTGCAAGTCAAACAGGATTTTCGGAAAGGTTTTGACCTGTCTTTGGGCTACCAAGCGCGGTTGGATCATGGATTGCAGTCCTTCCGTGGGAGCTATTTCACCGCCGACCTCGGCTACAAACTCAGCAAGCATCTTGGCGCCACCTTCGAATTTCGCTACGCGACCTCGCCCGACTGGGACAAATTCAGGTTTGGGCTTGCCTTGACGGGTAAAACCAAGGTCAAAAAAATCGACCTCAGTGCCAAGATTCGGTACCAATACGAGCATTTTCTACAAAATTGGCCCGAAATCGGACAGTTTCCCGACCGACAAAACATCCGGCTCAAATTGGAAGCCGAGCGCAAGGTGATCAAGCATGTGCGCGGACACATCAGCATCGAACCGCAAATTCGAATCGAAGCCCGGAATACCCGTTTTCAACGTGTGCGCAACATCGTGGGATTCGATTGGGAGATCGTCAAAAACCATCATTTAGACGTCTCCTACTACTTTCAGCCGCAGTTCAAATCGGCTGAGGTCAAATATGTGAACATCCTTGCTGCCACTTTCTCGCTCGACTTGGAAAAGTGGAAAAAGAAGAATAAGGATTCGGAGAAAAAAGCTGCGGATTGATCTATCTGATCCACCTCTGCTTTACCTTCACCAAGGATGCCGGTCGGTAAATTCGGAGCCGTCAATTTTTGTTTCGCCCAATCGGAAACCCTTGTCATACAGCAGCAAGAGCACTTCTTGCTTGCGATCCGGAACAAGTTTTTGCAACACAATTGAAAACTGCGTGCGGATTTCCTGCCGTGGCATCCAGCCATATTGACCACCACGGTTATAGGCTTCTATCAGGCAAGTCACAGCTTCCTCGTAACGCTCCAATGTGATCAGGAGCTTTGCGAGAATGGCGATCGCCTCGTCGGCATCCTCACCTTCATAATCGAGAATATGCGTCATGATCCCTT comes from Bacteroidota bacterium and encodes:
- a CDS encoding DUF2490 domain-containing protein, encoding MGAKGKMPAGNNTPADRFAMMQRASASFSSSFCILILLIFLLPFASNAQTSDLQGRAGVQVKQDFRKGFDLSLGYQARLDHGLQSFRGSYFTADLGYKLSKHLGATFEFRYATSPDWDKFRFGLALTGKTKVKKIDLSAKIRYQYEHFLQNWPEIGQFPDRQNIRLKLEAERKVIKHVRGHISIEPQIRIEARNTRFQRVRNIVGFDWEIVKNHHLDVSYYFQPQFKSAEVKYVNILAATFSLDLEKWKKKNKDSEKKAAD